The following proteins come from a genomic window of Gossypium raimondii isolate GPD5lz chromosome 5, ASM2569854v1, whole genome shotgun sequence:
- the LOC105766220 gene encoding uncharacterized protein LOC105766220 isoform X3, translated as MEEAISASSKQVAVMGGDNDTESEFEGEQEEGVPKTAVLELTLQAKLNELLHKIKSIEIKLFSDATKEFVKLLKSDAGAELLRHYVQTSPSLSELLEAWKLRQGKPGMSYVFSLISAILCHPDGRRYNDKLGVSRVLDKFARLIVDEKLEDVYKELNSKDGKRQNAALLLMGSVVRRGSWLASEVAKKFDFKLLGFPKLSEYKRRKQIDKKKHSTRRSFVGFAMSFLEMGKPGLLRWVLQQRDMYSGVLRCLGNDDDETIMYILATLRDRVLIKESLVPPGLRSVLFGSVTLEQLVNISGRENGGVAAELAYSVLLMVCTDPSNGLMPDLDRKPNPLKGNPTRLLGVMKKLKATEVSYHKDLLLFTLKGRPSLAAAYMNEFPYSVEDHASPTWFSTISLAASLISSVAMGNPFGFLDAKSDPPLFDSADVQDIVNCICPRPLSRSVVTKGLLHSDFFVKHGALRLLLEALKLLDSFISSLNHFSCVRNQLKESWVSLKQAVQNEVRTLLPDTQVLLTLLSSLGSHGRTPKSSLKRKPGLEKFPANSSSKKLKGGVPKEDSDIIVGGISSVPDISMPEDHDMVADDHMTDELDTEKEFLNVISEIWGLCLNSSPFMELKDVEMYFYSKLVDTLKIYLRAVPTILEGSFDFFMNLLSNPSALPINLQCSLLSLLIEYIGWSPGNGKSNSIPLLMYRHLQTFINLLILSPNSEIKNQAYILARAAMLSTGAFDRNLCEIDAWFLFLPGYLRTKSPIEMQAVEVLQSLSGVVISFLGDAISTIGNNLFKHWDIVRQHISCLKGFKGAVISPNFSPLTICALDKCLRLLNSSSGTFSLSEKSMISLYVCNTLKYVLQIQVDAGLLSDLIQSVLSKGLGDQHSMVYDSGDFLCEWRPLKSLLYFSQNALHQQPQYFLSVDKTAIANDSSFANTLGEVKKIITNEHGGEVTGIVKAFYSAMLCATLEDLLMNFPLVMTISLKLGVAVPLLSSVIFSEQNFLVGISNLWPEVFFPGLELALMMIHQKGNDDAEGMPSNIDFDTIESAATAFGLLLKQVPFHILFSSLITIHALYLSEHSKIQDLLLAKRSEWTSDYLISCLRLVLFWLYHARSFYRNKQLTELEQLSDTCLILVKNMFSQLLALKPEFECSTGSEVHLSVETIREVAETILCHPEVMSSLTCPLSWNKEESQMATGLLGNALDNFLSLSRQRLPKLDRQVLDLLTATLDYYLTVSRRHYSVIDDGAKRTFRRAFSSLVQRLFLDIRDRFDLRIASGNFQPLLSSFCAVHALIESLSPFELLDLGHWMFSRIDVNELTVEKFHVKVALSVSFSIAVGAFEVLSTYLQQPLIKRVPYDFLWEVEEKTFDVNLLEDIYVKACKIACNFKLDFADSCLLRAVSAVYRQKTMHHGELHPSSIAMSRAIISTPVEMVSHCICRTSTVKAKLLHLVIEMSPLHLSIFGQLFLSMLNKNFLSNGILMEEVSIYALSDQDYMVLLPAALSLVNAAFVKFEKHFYQHFKSIPSFYSRILLNGFMHWKSFVSSDIFEEDYSKTLPSSAEELFNLVDGSVLRKSIHMLRYHFLLSGDSLKLKKRLELFNSIFACSVTPEELIECDATEMDFNSVNKSLNHINKVIAKISFCRMLLFPEDDKLLFMPEEADEGFKEASLISGSNKVDSSRKHFLNALVGAWQWMVKKLPLVHEYPTSIIASGGDCLCLYRCFEVFILRSILQLTSKMHSYLVQLQSIPFVEQLMRSTLLHRFEDSKTLRILRSILLLLSEGKFSRVLCLQMLLGHSQFGPMIHSISKSSLSETGTFFRPLSSILRLLVTPPIPSDMMDGKDDQETAEMCMKQLEILKILRILLQSGFDSGNDNGINLKELHLLLLSSYGATLGDIDLEIYSLMNVIESFHSSGSEYITEMDYLWGSAATKVKKEHLLEHGASTDTMTDTEAIQEGRKIKYRENLPVDPNVSAATVLHFPYDRTATEEHLSSNKFQTDNLMDMIELCSPGTGKILRYDPVFIMHFSIHSLSAGYIEPVEFTGLGLLAVAFVGMSSLDVGMRKLAYEVLARFKISLEGCQKKKDVIRLHLLLTYMQNGIEEPWQRIPSVIALFAAEASLILLDTLHEHYSTLNKLLMDSSRVNIKQIPLFHDFFHSSAVNYKAKRLWILRLAFAGLNLEDDAWLYIRSSIPETLMSFYVSPLSDVESKKLILQVLKRSVQLHEMAHYLVEHCSLFPWLSSILSTYSRVLLGDEKKLFLTELAVVIEIVSVVISSNDIAKWLQSCALEQLMELTSHLYKLLVGGMKLINECAAFINPTLQIIIATLKMSQNRQMYQPHFTLSHEVLFQIYLAVSEDDIGGSSANAKCALEAILLSGPPFDIFCMNRENIPSFLMWAASTALKSYSRKLFQCQESGLHVPIVSKEASHKESFTSKFLRWLTASIIHWKLSLNSNNSTAKLSDRSNLKTLQSLVEYVAEGDKEGNKSSFDLEEMLAAQIFYLQQSLGINCSALPSVVSALCLLLCDHSKFSDFMHDCRTSMLTLCSKIRCPPELNPAWRWSFEHPWEDQSSQLNDLERIDELHACQSLLLIISNVLRKKSSDFQALSLQDVDNSGAFKWERSILETE; from the exons ATGGAGGAAGCAATTTCTGCCTCTAGCAAGCAAG TTGCAGTAATGGGAGGTGATAATGATACTGAAAGTGAGTTTGAGGGAGAGCAAGAGGAAGGGGTTCCTAAAACAGCTGTTCTTGAGTTGACCCTTCAAGCTAAACTGAATGAATTGTTGCATAAGATTAAATCTATTGAAATCAAATTGTTTTCAGATGCTACCAAAGAGTTTGTTAAGTTGCTCAAAAGTGATGCTGGAGCTGAATTGCTTCGTCACTATGTCCAAACTTCTCCTTCCTTGTCGGAGCTTCTAGAAGCTTGGAAGCTCCGACAGGGAAAACCTGGAATGTCCTATGTTTTCTCATTGATTTCGGCTATTTTGTGTCATCCTGATGGGAGAagatataatgataaattgggTGTGAGTAGGGTGCTTGATAAGTTTGCTAGATTGATTGTTGATGAAAAGTTGGAGGATGTTTATAAGGAATTGAATAGTAAAGATGGGAAACGTCAAAATGCTGCACTTTTGTTGATGGGTTCAGTTGTCAGGCGTGGTTCCTGGTTGGCTTCTGAGGTTGCAAAGAAATTTGACTTCAAACTCCTGGGTTTTCCCAAGCTTTCTGAGTATAAAAGAAGAAAGCAGATTGATAAGAAAAAGCATTCGACTAGAAGGTCATTTGTTGGGTTTGCTATGTCATTTTTGGAGATGGGGAAGCCAGGGTTATTGAGGTGGGTCTTGCAACAAAGGGATATGTATTCTGGTGTATTGAGATGCCTtggaaatgatgatgatgaaactATTATGTATATTTTGGCTACATTGCGTGATAGGGTACTCATAAAAGAGTCATTAGTGCCCCCTGGTCTTAGGAGCGTGCTCTTTGGCAGTGTTACTTTGGAGCAACTGGTGAACATTTCTGGAAGGGAGAATGGTGGGGTTGCTGCAGAACTGGCCTACAGTGTTCTTCTCATGGTTTGCACTGATCCTAGTAATGGGTTGATGCCTGATTTAGACAGAAAACCTAACCCATTAAAGGGTAATCCAACGAGACTATTAGGTGTCATGAAAAAGCTAAAAGCAACAGAGGTCAGCTACCATAAGGACTTACTTCTTTTTACTCTTAAGGGGAGACCATCCTTGGCTGCAGCTTATATGAATGAGTTCCCATATAGTGTTGAAGATCATGCATCACCTACTTG GTTTTCTACTATTTCTCTGGCGGCAAGCTTGATCTCATCAGTGGCCATGGGAAATCCATTTGGTTTTCTTGATGCAAAATCTGATCCACCTTTGTTTGATAGTGCAGACGTGCAGGACATTGTTAATTGCATATGTCCTCGTCCACTCAGCAGATCTGTAGTCACCAAGGGTTTGCTTCACTCTGATTTTTTTGTGAAGCATGGAGCCTTAAGGCTCCTTTTGGAGGCGCTGAAGTTGTTGGATTCCTTCATCAGTTCTTTGAACCACTTTTCTTGTGTGAGAAATCAGTTGAAGGAAAGTTGGGTATCGCTGAAGCAAGCTGTTCAGAATGAGGTCCGAACTTTGCTCCCTGATACACAGGTCTTGTTGACACTACTTTCTTCTCTGGGTAGTCATGGTAGAACTCCCAAGTCTTCTTTGAAGAGGAAGCCTGGTTTAGAAAAATTTCCAGCAAATAGCAGttcaaagaaattgaaaggtGGTGTTCCAAAGGAGGATTCAGACATTATTGTAGGTGGAATAAGTTCAGTTCCTGACATTTCCATGCCTGAAGATCATGACATGGTTGCAGATGATCATATGACAGATGAGTTGGACACAGAAAAGGAATTTTTGAATGTCATTTCAGAAATTTGGGGTTTATGCCTCAACTCCAGCCCTTTTATGGAATTAAAAGATGTGGAGATGTACTTCTACTCTAAGCTCGTTGACACTCTCAAGATATATCTC CGGGCTGTACCAACCATATTAGAGGGATCATTTGATTTCTTCATGAATCTTCTGAGCAATCCATCAGCATTACCCATAAATCTGCAGTGTTCTCTTCTTTCTTTGCTAATTGAATACATAGGATGGTCTCCAGGGAATGGAAAATCTAATAGTATCCCGTTACTGATGTACAGGCATCTGCAGACGTTCATTAACTTGCTAATACTCTCACCAAATAGTGAGATAAAGAATCAAGCATATATTCTGGCAAGAGCTGCTATGTTGAGTACTGGTGCCTTTGACAGAAACCTGTGTGAGATTGATGCATGGTTCTTATTTTTGCCAGGTTATCTTAGAACTAAATCACCTATTGAGATGCAAGCAGTAGAAGTGCTTCAGAGTCTGTCTGGAGTTGTTATCTCATTCTTGGGTGATGCAATTTCTACCATTGGGAATAATCTGTTCAAGCATTGGGATATTGTTAGGCAACATATATCCTGCTTAAAAGGCTTTAAAG GTGCAGTTATATCACCTAACTTTAGCCCTCTCACTATATGTGCCCTCGATAAGTGTCTAAGATTGCTCAATTCCTCATCTGGAACCTTTTCATTATCTGAGAAGTCTATGATATCCTTGTATGTATGCAATACATTGAAGTATGTCTTGCAGATACAG GTAGATGCGGGATTATTGTCTGATTTAATTCAATCAGTTTTATCCAAGGGACTTGGTGATCAGCATTCCATGGTTTACGATTCTGGGGATTTCTTATGTGAGTGGAGGCCATTGAAGAGCTTATTATATTTCTCTCAAAATGCATTGCATCAACAACCTCAGTACTTCCTTTCAGTTGACAAAACTGCGATCGCTAATGATAGTTCTTTTGCAAATACACTTGGCgaagtgaaaaaaattattacaaatgagCATGGTGGTGAAGTAACTGGAATAGTTAAAGCCTTTTATTCTGCAATGCTATGTGCAACACTGGAGGATCTATTAATGAATTTCCCTTTGGTAATGACTATTTCTCTGAAGCTTGGAGTAGCTGTCCCTCTATTGTCATCAGTAATATTTAGTGAGCAAAATTTTCTCGTTGGCATTTCTAATTTATGGCCTGAAGTGTTTTTTCCTGGTCTGGAATTGGCTTTGATGATGATCCATCAAAAAGGCAATGATGATGCTGAAGGAATGCCCTCTAACATTGATTTTGATACGATAGAATCAGCTGCCACAGCATTTGGTTTGCTTTTGAAGCAGGTtccatttcacattttattttcttcacttaTAACCATTCATGCCCTTTATTTATCTGAGCACTCCAAAATACAGGACTTGCTATTGGCTAAAAGGTCAGAATGGACTAGTGATTATCTCATTTCCTGTCTGCGCCTTGTATTATTTTGGCTTTATCATGCACGTTCTTTTTATAGAAACAAACAACTAACTGAACTGGAACAACTTTCTGATACATGTTTGATTCTTGTTAAGAACATGTTTTCGCAACTGTTGGCTTTAAAGCCTGAGTTTGAATGTTCAACGGGTAGTGAGGTTCATTTGTCAGTAGAAACAATAAGAGAAGTGGCAGAAACCATCTTATGTCATCCTGAAGTGATGTCATCTCTGACTTGCCCATTGAGCTGGAATAAGGAGGAGAGTCAAATGGCAACAGGACTCTTAGGGAATGCTTTGGATAATTTTCTGAGTTTATCTAGGCAAAGACTTCCTAAATTAGATCGTCAAGTCCTCGATCTGTTGACTGCAACATTGGACTACTACTTAACTGTTTCCAGAAGACATTATTCTGTCATTGATGATGGAGCAAAAAGGACATTTCGAAGGGCTTTCAGTTCCCTGGTACAAAGGCTCTTTCTAGACATCAGGGACAGGTTTGATTTGCGCATTGCTAGCGGAAATTTTCAGCCACTTCTATCGTCATTTTGTGCTGTTCATGCTTTGATTGAATCTTTATCCCCTTTTGAGCTTCTTGATTTGGGGCATTGGATGTTTAGCAGAATTGATGTGAATGAACTGACAGTTGAAAAATTTCATGTAAAGGTGGCTCTGTCTGTTAGTTTTTCAATTGCTGTTGGTGCTTTTGAAGTTCTGTCCACTTATTTGCAGCAGCCTCTAATAAAGAGAGTACCATATGATTTCTTATGGGAAGTGGAAGAGAAGACTTTTGATGTAAACCTTTTGGAGGATATTTATGTTAAAGCTTGTAAAATTGCCTGTAATTTCAAATTAGATTTTGCTGATTCGTGCTTACTAAGAGCTGTTAGTGCTGTGTATAGGCAAAAAACCATGCATCATGGTGAACTTCATCCATCAAGCATAGCAATGTCAAGGGCTATAATCAGCACTCCTGTAGAAATGGTTTCTCATTGTATTTGTAGGACCAGCACTGTAAAAGCTAAACTGTTGCATCTTGTTATTGAGATGAGTCCCCTGCATCTGTCAATCTTTGGGCAATTATTTTTAAGCatgttaaacaaaaattttctttccaaTGGTATTTTGATGGAAGAAGTCTCTATCTATGCCCTCTCAGATCAGGATTATATGGTGCTCCTTCCTGCTGCTTTGTCATTGGTAAATGCTGCTTTTGTGAAATTTGAGAAGCATTTTTATCAGCATTTTAAAAGTATACCATCTTTTTATTCGAGGATTCTGTTGAACGGTTTCATGCATTGGAAGAGCTTTGTGTCTAGTGATATATTTGAGGAGGATTACAGCAAGACCTTGCCATCTTCTGCTGAAGAACTATTTAATCTGGTTGATGGAAGTGTTCTCAGGAAATCAATTCACATGTTGAGATATCACTTTCTCTTAAGTGGAGATTCCTTGAAACTGAAAAAGCGATTGGAGCTCTTCAATTCCATTTTTGCATGTTCTGTTACACCTGAAGAACTGATTGAGTGTGATGCTACTGAAATGGATTTTAATTCAGTTAACAAGTCATTGAATCATATTAATAAAGTTATAGCCAAAATATCGTTCTGCAGGATGCTGTTGTTTCCAGAAGATGATAAACTTCTGTTCATGCCTGAAGAAGCAGATGAAGGCTTCAAGGAAGCCTCATTAATATCAGGGTCTAATAAAGTGGACTCATCAAGAAAGCATTTTCTAAATGCTTTAGTGGGTGCATGGCAATGGATGGTTAAGAAATTACCTTTAGTTCATGAGTATCCAACATCAATAATAGCAAGTGGTGGGGATTGCCTATGCTTGTACAGATGTTTCGAAGTTTTCATCTTGAGAAGTATTCTTCAACTGACCAGCAAAATGCATAGCTATCTAGTTCAGTTGCAATCTATTCCTTTTGTAGAACAATTAATGAGATCCACTCTCCTCCACAGATTTGAAGATTCCAAAACACTGAGAATTCTAAGAAGCATCCTCTTATTGCTGTCAGAGGGAAAATTTTCACGTGTTCTATGCCTTCAAATGTTGCTTGGTCACTCTCAGTTTGGCCCTATGATTCACTCTATCTCTAAATCATCTCTCTCGGAGACTGGTACATTTTTTAGGCCTTTGTCCAGTATTCTGAGGTTGCTTGTTACCCCTCCTATCCCTTCAGATATGATGGATGGCAAGGATGACCAGGAGACAGCTGAAATGTGTATGAAGCAGTTAGAAATTCTTAAGATACTGAGAATACTTCTCCAGTCTGGTTTTGATTCTGGAAATGATAATGGCATAAACCTTAAAGAATTGCATTTGTTGCTGTTGTCTTCTTATGGTGCTACACTTGGTGACATTGACTTGGAGATATACAGTCTGATGAATGTGATTGAGTCATTTCATTCATCTGGATCTGAATATATTACAGAAATGGATTACCTTTGGGGCAGTGCTgctacaaaagtaaaaaaagagcACCTGCTGGAGCATGGTGCTTCTACTGATACCATGACTGATACTGAAGCAATTCAAGAAGGTCGAAAAATTAAGTATAGGGAGAATCTTCCAGTTGACCCAAACGTATCTGCTGCAACAGTGTTGCATTTCCCTTATGATAGAACTGCCACTGAAGAGCATTTATCCTCGAACAAATTTCAAACTGATAATCTTATGGACATGATTGAG CTATGTTCTCCTGGTACAGGAAAAATTCTGCGGTATGATCCTGTTTTTATCATGCACTTTTCAATTCATAGCTTGTCAGCTGGCTATATTGAACCAGTGGAGTTCACTGGTTTAGGCTTGCTTGCTGTTGCATTTGTTGGTATGTCTTCTCTTGATgttgggatgagaaaattggCATATGAAGTTCTTGCAAGATTCAAGATTTCACTGGAG GGGTGTCAGAAGAAAAAAGATGTTATTCGACTTCACCTGTTGTTGACGTATATGCAAAATGGAATAGAAGAGCCATGGCAAAGAATCCCTTCTGTTATAGCCCTTTTTGCCGCAGAGGCCTCATTGATTTTGTTGGACACTTTGCATGAGCATTATTCAACCTTAAATAAGCTGTTGATGGACTCTTCTAGGGTGAATATAAAG CAAATACCCCTGTTCCATGATTTTTTCCATAGCAGTGCTGTTAACTACAAGGCAAAGCGGCTCTGGATACTTCGGCTAGCCTTTGCTGGGCTTAATTTAGAGGATGATGCTTGGTTATATATCAGGAGCTCTATTCCAGAGACTCTGATGAGCTTTTATGTTTCCCCTCTTTCAGATGTTGAGTCAAAGAAATTGATTCTTCAG GTTCTGAAAAGGTCTGTCCAGTTGCATGAAATGGCTCATTATCTGGTCGAACACTGCAGTTTGTTTCCATGGTTGTCATCTATTCTATCAACTTATAGCAGGGTGCTACTTGGAGATGAAAAGAAACTTTTCTTAACTGAGCTGGCTGTGGTTATAGAG atTGTCAGTGTGGTCATTTCATCGAACGATATCGCCAAATGGTTGCAAAGCTGTGCCCTTGAACAGCTGATGGAACTTACATCTCATCTATATAAACTTCTAGTTGGTGGCATGAAGTTGATAAATGAATGTGCTGCTTTCATCAATCCAACTTTACAGATTATCATAGCAACTTTAAAGATGTCCCAGAACAGGCAAATGTACCAGCCTCATTTTACCCTATCGCATGAGGTTTTATTTCAAATCTATCTTGCTGTTAGTGAGGATGACATTGGAGGATCTAGTGCAAATGCCAAGTGTGCACTCGAGGCTATACTTTTGAGCGGACCTCCTTTTGACATTTTCTGCATG AATCGAGAGAACATCCCAAGTTTTCTTATGTGGGCTGCTTCTACTGCCTTGAAGTCCTATTCTAGAAAATTATTTCAGTGCCAAGAATCTGGTCTCCATGTCCCAATAGTCTCAAAGGAGGCATCACACAAGGAGTCCTTCACATCAAAGTTTTTACGCTGGCTTACTGCTTCTATAATTCATTGGAAGCTTTCTTTGAATTCTAACAATTCGACTGCCAAGTTGTCAGACCGATCTAACTTGAAAACTCTTCAGTCTTTGGTGGAATATGTCGCAGAGGGGGATAAAGAAGGCAACAAAAGTAGCTTTGACTTGGAGGAGATGTTAGCAGCCCAAATCTTTTATCTTCAGCAGTCTCTTGGCATAAATTGTAGTGCTCTTCCATCAGTTGTCTCTGCACTTTGTCTCCTACTTTGTGATCATTCCAAGTTCTCAG ACTTCATGCATGACTGTAGGACTTCAATGTTGACCCTATGTTCGAAGATACGCTGTCCTCCTGAACTTAATCCTGCTTGGAGATG GTCATTTGAGCATCCATGGGAGGATCAGTCATCTCAACTTAATGATTTGGAGAGGATTGATGAGCTTCACGCCTGCCAATCGCTATTATTGATTATCTCAAATGTGCTTCGGAAGAAGTCTTCAGATTTTCAGGCTTTATCACTGCAAGATGTAGACAACTCTGGTGCATTTAAATGGGAAAGAAGCATTTTGGAGACTGAATGA